One region of Malania oleifera isolate guangnan ecotype guangnan chromosome 6, ASM2987363v1, whole genome shotgun sequence genomic DNA includes:
- the LOC131158373 gene encoding pentatricopeptide repeat-containing protein At5g62370-like isoform X2, whose translation MRCGSMLHFNFLHLGHFDFNGFSTFVIWVHSIFRSSFGANYVDNHPQMSTALFMNSLVRTMKAARPSPHSLFSRTRRKHSTFPLPLDPPPAPADDHITLCLSLTEQLLQRRLLSSAQQVIQRIIAQSSSIADLVSAVDFAAFRGMELDMCSYEFLIRKFTSSGQPQLAEAIYYDVVIGRGIDPSSSLLNSMVICFCCLGNLDKARTHFDRILAANSAPCITACNLLLRELCSRDRVLEAFDYFIKIDEAGGIVGFWCFNMLIDEFCFRRHLDEALQVFDIMSMRTGSPCTAGPYKSLVYGLCKGGRVLEAEYLCRDMESHGLFIDKIMYTSLIREYCKNKKMKMAMRLFFRMLKMGCDPDVYTYNTLIHGFFRLGLVDMGWVLHNQMVERGMRPNVVTYHLLISEYCREHKVDCALTLFNSINDSGLAPTVRFYTVLIAALFKENRLMEVEVLCQKMLDSGVIPDHVLYFTLMMACPKGNELQLALTVLQDVARNGCGLDPSPCLSSVTSNIKRDLVQEIECLLGEILRSNFDLANVAFSIFICALCAAGKTDAALLCMEKMMTLGCRPSLSTYNSFIKCLCQEGRLEDAKSLIVRMQDQGVVSNVATYLVIVHELCKQGDLASAFDILDQMDESRLKPHVAIYDTIIGHLSRAKRILEAENVFKRMLETGVHPDETIYVTMINGYSKNGRAIEAHELFEKMIEHGIESTCRAYTALINGLVKKNMIRKGCFYLDRMLANGFVPNTVLYTALIKQFLWKGEFEFALRLVDLMEICEIERDMITNVVLVTGAGRNIPSREIKWQFVNRISEREREILLCLLRQKTLMPKGNNLRFLTMSSEAIECVALKLIQKINDTTFVPNLHLYNATIFGLCRADKIQDAYAYVKLKQSDGLHPNQVTLTILMNGHIRKNEMDHAIKLFNKMNADGCAPDRIAYNTLISGLCKSGRLLDALSLSQTMYKRGLFPSMFSYENLLNCLCARGLSIQAFKLFEEMLDHDYVPCRYNRNLLLFTLCKESKLHEAYTALDIMLKRGKSPDETPILPEVA comes from the exons ATGCGATGTGGTTCTATGCTGCACTTCAATTTTCTTCACCTGGGTCACTTCGATTTCAATGGTTTCTCAACTTTCGTCATCTGGGTTCATAGCATTTTTCGCTCTTCTTTCGGTGCCAACTATGTTGACAATCACCCCCAAATGTCCACTGCCCTGTTTATGAATTCGCTAGTCAGAACGATGAAGGCGGCGAGGCCTAGTCCACATTCCCTCTTCTCCAGAACGAGAAGAAAACACTCGACTTTCCCTCTTCCTCTAGACCCTCCCCCTGCACCTGCCGATGATCACATAACCCTTTGCCTCTCCTTGACCGAGCAGCTTCTTCAGCGCCGCTTATTATCATCCGCTCAGCAAGTGATTCAACGGATCATTGCGCAAAGTTCTTCAATTGCCGACCTAGTCTCCGCCGTTGATTTTGCTGCCTTCCGAGGAATGGAACTTGATATGTGTAGTTACGAATTCCTTATTCGGAAATTTACGAGTTCTGGTCAACCCCAATTGGCTGAGGCTATTTATTATGATGTCGTTATTGGTAGAGGTATTGATCCAAGCTCGTCTTTGTTGAACTCTATGGTGATTTGCTTTTGTTGTCTGGGAAATTTGGATAAAGCGAGGACCCATTTTGATAGGATTCTTGCTGCAAATTCTGCCCCATGTATTACTGCGTGCAATTTGCTTCTCCGAGAGCTATGTTCCCGAGACAGAGTTTTGGAGGCATTTGATTACTTTATTAAAATTGACGAGGCTGGTGGTATTGTGGGTTTTTGGTGTTTCAATATGTTGATTGACGAGTTTTGCTTTAGAAGGCACTTGGATGAAGCACTTCAAGTGTTTGATATAATGTCCATGAGAACTGGATCTCCTTGCACTGCTGGCCCATACAAATCACTAGTTTATGGGCTGTGTAAAGGAGGGCGTGTTTTGGAGGCAGAATATCTATGTAGAGATATGGAGTCTCACGGTCTCTTCATAGACAAGATCATGTACACTTCTCTTATACGGGAATATTGCAAGAACAAGAAGATGAAAATGGCGATGCGGCTTTTCTTTAGAATGCTTAAGATGGGTTGTGATCCAGATGTTTATACTTACAATACGTTAATTCATGGGTTTTTTAGGTTGGGCTTGGTTGATATGGGATGGGTTTTACACAACCAGATGGTGGAGAGGGGGATGCGGCCTAATGTGGTAACTTATCACCTTTTGATTAGTGAATATTGTAGGGAACATAAAGTTGACTGTGCTTTGACACTTTTCAATAGCATAAATGATTCTGGTTTAGCTCCCACTGTGCGTTTTTATACAGTTTTGATTGCTGCGCTTTTTAAGGAGAATAGATTAATGGAAGTGGAAGTATTGTGCCAAAAAATGCTGGATAGTGGAGTTATTCCTGACCATGTATTGTATTTTACCCTTATGATGGCGTGCCCGAAAGGGAATGAGCTTCAACTTGCTCTCACGGTGTTGCAGGATGTTGCTAGGAATGGCTGTGGCTTAGACCCTTCCCCGTGTTTAAGCTCTGTTACTTCAAATATTAAAAGGGATTTGGTGCAAGAAATTGAGTGTCTTCTTGGGGAAATTCTGAGAAGCAACTTCGATTTAGctaatgtggctttcagtattTTTATTTGTGCATTGTGTGCTGCTGGAAAAACTGATGCTGCTTTACTTTGCATGGAAAAGATGATGACACTTGGATGTAGGCCTTCTCTTTCCACTTACAACTCCTTCATCAAGTGTCTTTGTCAGGAGGGGCGTCTTGAGGATGCTAAGTCCCTAATTGTCCGAATGCAAGATCAAGGTGTGGTTTCAAATGTAGCAACTTATTTGGTAATTGTACATGAACTCTGTAAGCAGGGAGACTTGGCTTCTGCCTTTGATATCTTGGACCAAATGGATGAGAGTAGATTGAAACCCCATGTTGCTATTTATGACACAATTATTGGTCATCTAAGCAGAGCGAAAAGAATTTTGGAGGCAGAAAATGTGTTCAAGCGGATGCTTGAGACTGGTGTCCATCCCGATGAGACGATTTATGTCACCATGATTAATGGTTATTCCAAGAATGGGAGAGCCATTGAAGCCCATGAACTGTTTGAAAAAATGATAGAGCATGGCATTGAGTCAACATGCCGTGCTTACACTGCATTGATAAATGGATTAGTCAAGAAAAACATGATCAGGAAGGGGTGCTTTTATCTTGATAGAATGCTAGCAAATGGTTTTGTGCCAAATACCGTGCTTTATACTGCTCTTATTAAGCAGTTTTTGTGGAAAGGGGAGTTTGAATTTGCATTGAGATTGGTTGATTTGATGGAAATTTGTGAGATTGAACGTGACATGATTACAAACGTTGTGTTGGTCACTGGTGCTGGGCGAAATATCCCTTCTAGAGAAATAAAATGGCAATTTGTTAATAGAATATCTGAAAGGGAAAGAGAAATACTGCTCTGTTTGCTCAGACAAAAAACTCTTATGCCAAAGGGAAATAATTTAAGATTTTTGACTATGTCTTCTGAAGCAATAGAATGTGTTGCATTGAAGCTTATCCAGAAAATTAATGACACAACATTTGTGCCAAACTTGCACCTTTATAATGCCACTATCTTTGGACTATGCAGGGCAGATAAGATCCAGGATGCATATGCTTATGTCAAATTGAAGCAAAGCGATGGTCTACATCCCAATCAGGTTACTTTAACCATTCTTATGAATGGTCATATAAGAAAAAATGAGATGGATCATGCTATAAAGTTGTTCAATAAGATGAATGCAGATGGTTGTGCTCCAGATAGAATTGCATACAACACTTTAATAAGTGGCCTTTGCAAGTCTGGAAGGCTATTGGATGCTTTATCACTCTCGCAAACAATGTACAAGAGAGGGCTTTTTCCTAGTATGTTTTCATATGAAAATTTACTCAATTGCCTTTGTGCACGTGGTTTGAGCATTCAAGCCTTCAAGTTATTTGAAGAAATGCTGGACCATGATTATGTACCATGTCGGTATAACCGTAACCTGTTGCTTTTTACCCTTTGCAAAGAAAGCAAATTGCATGAAGCTTATACAGCACTTGATATAATGCTGAAGAGAGGAAAATCCCCAGATGAG ACACCAATTCTTCCTGAGGTTGCTTAG
- the LOC131158373 gene encoding pentatricopeptide repeat-containing protein At5g62370-like isoform X1: MRCGSMLHFNFLHLGHFDFNGFSTFVIWVHSIFRSSFGANYVDNHPQMSTALFMNSLVRTMKAARPSPHSLFSRTRRKHSTFPLPLDPPPAPADDHITLCLSLTEQLLQRRLLSSAQQVIQRIIAQSSSIADLVSAVDFAAFRGMELDMCSYEFLIRKFTSSGQPQLAEAIYYDVVIGRGIDPSSSLLNSMVICFCCLGNLDKARTHFDRILAANSAPCITACNLLLRELCSRDRVLEAFDYFIKIDEAGGIVGFWCFNMLIDEFCFRRHLDEALQVFDIMSMRTGSPCTAGPYKSLVYGLCKGGRVLEAEYLCRDMESHGLFIDKIMYTSLIREYCKNKKMKMAMRLFFRMLKMGCDPDVYTYNTLIHGFFRLGLVDMGWVLHNQMVERGMRPNVVTYHLLISEYCREHKVDCALTLFNSINDSGLAPTVRFYTVLIAALFKENRLMEVEVLCQKMLDSGVIPDHVLYFTLMMACPKGNELQLALTVLQDVARNGCGLDPSPCLSSVTSNIKRDLVQEIECLLGEILRSNFDLANVAFSIFICALCAAGKTDAALLCMEKMMTLGCRPSLSTYNSFIKCLCQEGRLEDAKSLIVRMQDQGVVSNVATYLVIVHELCKQGDLASAFDILDQMDESRLKPHVAIYDTIIGHLSRAKRILEAENVFKRMLETGVHPDETIYVTMINGYSKNGRAIEAHELFEKMIEHGIESTCRAYTALINGLVKKNMIRKGCFYLDRMLANGFVPNTVLYTALIKQFLWKGEFEFALRLVDLMEICEIERDMITNVVLVTGAGRNIPSREIKWQFVNRISEREREILLCLLRQKTLMPKGNNLRFLTMSSEAIECVALKLIQKINDTTFVPNLHLYNATIFGLCRADKIQDAYAYVKLKQSDGLHPNQVTLTILMNGHIRKNEMDHAIKLFNKMNADGCAPDRIAYNTLISGLCKSGRLLDALSLSQTMYKRGLFPSMFSYENLLNCLCARGLSIQAFKLFEEMLDHDYVPCRYNRNLLLFTLCKESKLHEAYTALDIMLKRGKSPDEVTRRLFVEACHRQRELS, encoded by the coding sequence ATGCGATGTGGTTCTATGCTGCACTTCAATTTTCTTCACCTGGGTCACTTCGATTTCAATGGTTTCTCAACTTTCGTCATCTGGGTTCATAGCATTTTTCGCTCTTCTTTCGGTGCCAACTATGTTGACAATCACCCCCAAATGTCCACTGCCCTGTTTATGAATTCGCTAGTCAGAACGATGAAGGCGGCGAGGCCTAGTCCACATTCCCTCTTCTCCAGAACGAGAAGAAAACACTCGACTTTCCCTCTTCCTCTAGACCCTCCCCCTGCACCTGCCGATGATCACATAACCCTTTGCCTCTCCTTGACCGAGCAGCTTCTTCAGCGCCGCTTATTATCATCCGCTCAGCAAGTGATTCAACGGATCATTGCGCAAAGTTCTTCAATTGCCGACCTAGTCTCCGCCGTTGATTTTGCTGCCTTCCGAGGAATGGAACTTGATATGTGTAGTTACGAATTCCTTATTCGGAAATTTACGAGTTCTGGTCAACCCCAATTGGCTGAGGCTATTTATTATGATGTCGTTATTGGTAGAGGTATTGATCCAAGCTCGTCTTTGTTGAACTCTATGGTGATTTGCTTTTGTTGTCTGGGAAATTTGGATAAAGCGAGGACCCATTTTGATAGGATTCTTGCTGCAAATTCTGCCCCATGTATTACTGCGTGCAATTTGCTTCTCCGAGAGCTATGTTCCCGAGACAGAGTTTTGGAGGCATTTGATTACTTTATTAAAATTGACGAGGCTGGTGGTATTGTGGGTTTTTGGTGTTTCAATATGTTGATTGACGAGTTTTGCTTTAGAAGGCACTTGGATGAAGCACTTCAAGTGTTTGATATAATGTCCATGAGAACTGGATCTCCTTGCACTGCTGGCCCATACAAATCACTAGTTTATGGGCTGTGTAAAGGAGGGCGTGTTTTGGAGGCAGAATATCTATGTAGAGATATGGAGTCTCACGGTCTCTTCATAGACAAGATCATGTACACTTCTCTTATACGGGAATATTGCAAGAACAAGAAGATGAAAATGGCGATGCGGCTTTTCTTTAGAATGCTTAAGATGGGTTGTGATCCAGATGTTTATACTTACAATACGTTAATTCATGGGTTTTTTAGGTTGGGCTTGGTTGATATGGGATGGGTTTTACACAACCAGATGGTGGAGAGGGGGATGCGGCCTAATGTGGTAACTTATCACCTTTTGATTAGTGAATATTGTAGGGAACATAAAGTTGACTGTGCTTTGACACTTTTCAATAGCATAAATGATTCTGGTTTAGCTCCCACTGTGCGTTTTTATACAGTTTTGATTGCTGCGCTTTTTAAGGAGAATAGATTAATGGAAGTGGAAGTATTGTGCCAAAAAATGCTGGATAGTGGAGTTATTCCTGACCATGTATTGTATTTTACCCTTATGATGGCGTGCCCGAAAGGGAATGAGCTTCAACTTGCTCTCACGGTGTTGCAGGATGTTGCTAGGAATGGCTGTGGCTTAGACCCTTCCCCGTGTTTAAGCTCTGTTACTTCAAATATTAAAAGGGATTTGGTGCAAGAAATTGAGTGTCTTCTTGGGGAAATTCTGAGAAGCAACTTCGATTTAGctaatgtggctttcagtattTTTATTTGTGCATTGTGTGCTGCTGGAAAAACTGATGCTGCTTTACTTTGCATGGAAAAGATGATGACACTTGGATGTAGGCCTTCTCTTTCCACTTACAACTCCTTCATCAAGTGTCTTTGTCAGGAGGGGCGTCTTGAGGATGCTAAGTCCCTAATTGTCCGAATGCAAGATCAAGGTGTGGTTTCAAATGTAGCAACTTATTTGGTAATTGTACATGAACTCTGTAAGCAGGGAGACTTGGCTTCTGCCTTTGATATCTTGGACCAAATGGATGAGAGTAGATTGAAACCCCATGTTGCTATTTATGACACAATTATTGGTCATCTAAGCAGAGCGAAAAGAATTTTGGAGGCAGAAAATGTGTTCAAGCGGATGCTTGAGACTGGTGTCCATCCCGATGAGACGATTTATGTCACCATGATTAATGGTTATTCCAAGAATGGGAGAGCCATTGAAGCCCATGAACTGTTTGAAAAAATGATAGAGCATGGCATTGAGTCAACATGCCGTGCTTACACTGCATTGATAAATGGATTAGTCAAGAAAAACATGATCAGGAAGGGGTGCTTTTATCTTGATAGAATGCTAGCAAATGGTTTTGTGCCAAATACCGTGCTTTATACTGCTCTTATTAAGCAGTTTTTGTGGAAAGGGGAGTTTGAATTTGCATTGAGATTGGTTGATTTGATGGAAATTTGTGAGATTGAACGTGACATGATTACAAACGTTGTGTTGGTCACTGGTGCTGGGCGAAATATCCCTTCTAGAGAAATAAAATGGCAATTTGTTAATAGAATATCTGAAAGGGAAAGAGAAATACTGCTCTGTTTGCTCAGACAAAAAACTCTTATGCCAAAGGGAAATAATTTAAGATTTTTGACTATGTCTTCTGAAGCAATAGAATGTGTTGCATTGAAGCTTATCCAGAAAATTAATGACACAACATTTGTGCCAAACTTGCACCTTTATAATGCCACTATCTTTGGACTATGCAGGGCAGATAAGATCCAGGATGCATATGCTTATGTCAAATTGAAGCAAAGCGATGGTCTACATCCCAATCAGGTTACTTTAACCATTCTTATGAATGGTCATATAAGAAAAAATGAGATGGATCATGCTATAAAGTTGTTCAATAAGATGAATGCAGATGGTTGTGCTCCAGATAGAATTGCATACAACACTTTAATAAGTGGCCTTTGCAAGTCTGGAAGGCTATTGGATGCTTTATCACTCTCGCAAACAATGTACAAGAGAGGGCTTTTTCCTAGTATGTTTTCATATGAAAATTTACTCAATTGCCTTTGTGCACGTGGTTTGAGCATTCAAGCCTTCAAGTTATTTGAAGAAATGCTGGACCATGATTATGTACCATGTCGGTATAACCGTAACCTGTTGCTTTTTACCCTTTGCAAAGAAAGCAAATTGCATGAAGCTTATACAGCACTTGATATAATGCTGAAGAGAGGAAAATCCCCAGATGAGGTAACTAGGAGGCTGTTCGTAGAAGCATGTCATAGACAAAGAGAACTTTCTTAG